The following proteins are co-located in the Plasmodium vinckei vinckei genome assembly, chromosome: PVVCY_11 genome:
- a CDS encoding elongation factor 1-alpha, putative, producing the protein MGKEKTHINLVVIGHVDSGKSTTTGHIIYKLGGIDRRTIEKFEKESAEMGKGSFKYAWVLDKLKAERERGITIDIALWKFETPRYFFTVIDAPGHKDFIKNMITGTSQADVALLVVPAEVGGFEGAFSKEGQTKEHALLAFTLGVKQIVVGVNKMDTVKYSEDRYEEIKKEVKDYLKKVGYQADKVDFIPISGFEGDNLIEKSDKTPWYKGRTLIEALDTMEPPKRPYDKPLRIPLQGVYKIGGIGTVPVGRVETGILKAGMVLNFAPSAVVSECKSVEMHKEVLEEARPGDNIGFNVKNVSVKEIKRGYVASDTKNEPAKGCSKFTAQVIILNHPGEIKNGYTPVLDCHTSHISCKFLNIDSKIDKRSGKVVEENPKAIKSGDSALVTLEPKKPMVVETFTEYPPLGRFAIRDMRQTIAVGIIKSVEKKEPGAVSAKAPAKK; encoded by the coding sequence atggGAAAGGAAAAAACTCACATTAACTTAGTCGTCATAGGGCATGTCGATAGTGGTAAATCCACAACTACTGGTCACattatttacaaattaGGAGGTATTGATAGAAGAACTATTGAAAAGTTCGAAAAAGAATCAGCTGAAATGGGAAAGGGTAGTTTCAAATATGCATGGGTTTTAGATAAACTTAAAGCCGAAAGAGAAAGAGGTATCACCATTGATATTGCTTTATGGAAATTTGAAACCCCAAGATATTTCTTTACAGTTATTGATGCACCAGGTCACAAagattttattaaaaatatgattacTGGTACTTCCCAAGCTGATGTTGCATTATTGGTTGTTCCAGCTGAAGTTGGTGGTTTCGAAGGTGCTTTCTCCAAAGAAGGTCAAACTAAAGAACACGCTTTATTAGCCTTTACTTTAGGAGTTAAACAAATTGTTGTTGGTGTTAACAAGATGGATACAGTTAAATATTCAGAAGATCGTTATGAAGAAATCAAGAAAGAAGTTAAGGATTACTTAAAGAAAGTAGGATATCAAGCCGATAAAGTTGACTTTATCCCAATATCCGGTTTCGAAGGTGATAACTTAATTGAAAAATCAGATAAAACCCCATGGTATAAGGGAAGAACCCTTATTGAAGCCTTGGATACTATGGAACCACCAAAGAGGCCTTATGACAAACCATTAAGAATTCCATTACAAGGTGTATACAAAATTGGTGGTATTGGTACTGTCCCTGTAGGTCGTGTTGAAACTGGTATTTTAAAAGCAGGTATGGTATTAAACTTTGCTCCATCTGCAGTTGTTTCGGAATGTAAATCAGTTGAAATGCACAAAGAAGTTTTAGAAGAAGCCAGACCAGGAGATAACATTGGATTTAACGTTAAAAACGTATCAGTCaaagaaattaaaagaGGATATGTTGCTTCAGATACTAAGAATGAACCAGCTAAGGGATGTTCTAAATTTACAGCACAAGTTATTATCTTAAATCACCCTGGTGAAATCAAAAACGGTTATACTCCAGTTTTAGATTGTCACACATCTCACATTTcttgtaaatttttaaatatcgACTCTAAAATCGATAAACGTTCAGGAAAAGTTGTCGAAGAAAATCCAAAAGCCATTAAATCAGGTGATTCAGCTTTAGTTACTTTAGAGCCAAAGAAACCTATGGTTGTTGAAACTTTCACTGAATACCCACCATT